One Apis cerana isolate GH-2021 linkage group LG16, AcerK_1.0, whole genome shotgun sequence DNA segment encodes these proteins:
- the LOC108000353 gene encoding nitric oxide-associated protein 1 isoform X1, giving the protein MSNIKFFLFQLCNHNMYHNLGSRQFKKTILYRNIGSKVNPKVLSLRNKLLYCDYLDYEKMGYVKHKKIEKQRIEQEKIMRFEMNEKKTYSVMLNEWIKDKKETDILEEKKDEEKIDKCENETVKKQKPIYMPYAAVDSYEIIDTKILDDINTEKENINLPNEKYEELYEKYLQIKQNTLNNGKNIPIFEDVEKNNKIPKGELWKIPSTWMTDYEQFDDTLLNEHYNCYGTSDPDSEVSSIPCGGCGALLHCKDPEIPGYLPLELFSKNDEDLKSTICQRCHFLKFYNSALEVKVSIEDYPNLLKIIKTKRCAIILIVDLTDFPCSIWPDLKTIMHPFTPIFLVGNKVDLLPRDSPKFLENIKQLLANTVVHVTGVKKENITHVELISAKTGYGIEQLINKLHYKWKHKGDVYLVGCTNVGKSSLFNTLLNSDYCKVKAIDLVQCATVSTWPGTTLNLLKFPILNPNMKKYILRIQRLINEKFYRIQESKYRDYKFKETGNMMFATLEGHVGKSFTKNSRKDDNMDPFLEKSHKVMTKKIFLNESEQKYEHSRWCYDTPGTIQKDQILDLLTTDELLLTLPQEIITPRTFMFRPKQTIFVAGMGRLDYLEGEYFIRCTLFASKKLPITICYTFDAEEIYNQLLETEAFVVPTNDQNRLKIWPKLQSKEIKVTGVKNESAGDIVLSSIGWIAITPFENNSVSLRAWTPEGRGIYFRSPALLSKSVHLRGPRIQGTPLYSLGQKVFIKY; this is encoded by the exons atgtcgaatataaaatttttcttatttcaattatgtaaTCATAATATGTATCATAATTTAGGATCacgacaatttaaaaaaacgattttataTAGGAATATTGGATCTAAGGTGAATCCAAAAGTTTTATctcttcgaaataaattattatattgcgattatttagattatgaaaaaatgggatatgtaaaacataaaaaaatagaaaaacaaagaatagaacaagaaaaaattatgagatTCGAaatgaatgagaaaaaaacatatagTGTTATGCTAAATGAATggataaaggataaaaaagaGACAGATAttcttgaagaaaaaaaagatgaagaaaagattgataaatgtgaaaatgaaACTGTGAAAAAACAGAAACCTATATATATGCCATATGCGGCAGTAGACtcatatgaaataattgatacaaaaatacTAGATGACATTaatacagaaaaagaaaatataaatttaccaaATGAAAAGTACGaagaattatatgaaaaatatttgcaaataaagcAGAATACTTTGAataatggtaaaaatattcctatatttgaagatgtagaaaaaaataataagataccAAAAGGAGAATTGTGGAAAATTCCATCTACTTGGATGACTGATTATGAACAGTTTGATGATACTTTACTTAACGaacattataattgttatggTACATCAGATCCTGATTCAGAAGTCAGTTCTATACCATGTGGTGGCTGTGGTGCTTTACTACATTGCAAAGATCCAGAAATTCCTGGATATTTaccattagaattattttcaaagaatgaTGAAGATTTGAAATCAACAATATGTCAAAGATGTCATTTTTTGAAGTTTTACAATTCAGCTTTGGAAGTAAAAGTATCAATTGAAGATTATCCTAacttactaaaaataattaaaactaaaagaTGTGCCATTATTCTTATAGTCGATCTGACTGATTTTCCTTGCAGCATTTGGCCTGATTTAAAAACTATCATGCATCCTTTTACTCCTATTTTTCTTGTTGGAAATAAAGTTGATTTATTGCCTAGAGATTCTCCAAAGTTTCTTGAGAACATTAAGCAACTCTTAGCAAATACAGTAGTCCATGTAACTggtgtgaaaaaagaaaacattacaCATGTCGAACTCATATCTGCGAAAACTGGATATGGTATAGaacagttaataaataaattgcactACAAATGGAAACATAAAG GAGATGTATATTTAGTTGGCTGTACAAATGTTGGAAAGTCTTCTTTGTTCAATACGTTATTAAATTCCGATTATTGTAAAGTAAAAGCCATCGATCTTGTACAATGTGCTACAGTATCTACTTGGCCAGGAACTACATTAAATTTActcaaatttccaattttaaatccgaatatgaaaaaatatatattaagaatacaaaggcttataaatgaaaaattttataggatACAAGAATCAAAGTATAGggattacaaatttaaagaaacagGAAATATGATGTTTGCAACATTAGaag gaCATGTTGGTAAATCGTTTACCAAAAACTCGAGAAAAGATGACAATATGGAtccttttttagaaaaatcgcATAAAGTTATgacgaaaaagatttttttaaatgaatccgAACAAAAATACGAACATAGTCGTTGGTGTTATGATACTCCGGGTACTATTCAGAAAGACCAAATACTGGATTTATTAACTActgatgaattattattaacattaccGCAGGAAATTATTACACCAAGAACATTCATGTTTAGACCAAAACAAACTATATTTGTAGCTGGTATGGGAAGATTAGATTATCTTGaaggagaatattttatacg ATGCACTTTGTTTGCAAGTAAGAAATTACCTATAACAATATGTTATACTTTTGATGCAGAAgagatatataatcaattgttAGAAACTGAAGCTTTCGTCGTACCTACAAACGATCAAAACCGATTAAAAATATGGCCGAAATTGCAATCAAAGGAGATAAAAGTAACTGGCGTGAAAAATGAATCTGCTGGAGATATTGTATTGTCAAGTATAG GTTGGATCGCAATTACACCATTTGAAAACAACAGCGTCTCATTAAGAGCATGGACACCAGAAGGTCgtggaatatattttagatctCCAGCATTGCTAAGCAAATCAGTGCATCTTCGCGGTCCGAGAATTCAAGGTACTCCATTATATTCATTAGgacaaaaagtatttattaaatattaa
- the LOC108000353 gene encoding nitric oxide-associated protein 1 isoform X2: MSNIKFFLFQLCNHNMYHNLGSRQFKKTILYRNIGSKVNPKVLSLRNKLLYCDYLDYEKMGYVKHKKIEKQRIEQEKIMRFEMNEKKTYSVMLNEWIKDKKETDILEEKKDEEKIDKCENETVKKQKPIYMPYAAVDSYEIIDTKILDDINTEKENINLPNEKYEELYEKYLQIKQNTLNNGKNIPIFEDVEKNNKIPKGELWKIPSTWMTDYEQFDDTLLNEHYNCYGTSDPDSEVSSIPCGGCGALLHCKDPEIPGYLPLELFSKNDEDLKSTICQRCHFLKFYNSALEVKVSIEDYPNLLKIIKTKRCAIILIVDLTDFPCSIWPDLKTIMHPFTPIFLVGNKVDLLPRDSPKFLENIKQLLANTVVHVTGVKKENITHVELISAKTGYGIEQLINKLHYKWKHKGDVYLVGCTNVGKSSLFNTLLNSDYCKVKAIDLVQCATVSTWPGTTLNLLKFPILNPNMKKYILRIQRLINEKFYRIQESKYRDYKFKETGNMMFATLEGHVGKSFTKNSRKDDNMDPFLEKSHKVMTKKIFLNESEQKYEHSRWCYDTPGTIQKDQILDLLTTDELLLTLPQEIITPRTFMFRPKQTIFVAGMGRLDYLEGEYFIRCTLFASKKLPITICYTFDAEEIYNQLLETEAFVVPTNDQNRLKIWPKLQSKEIKVTGVKNESAGDIVGSQLHHLKTTASH, encoded by the exons atgtcgaatataaaatttttcttatttcaattatgtaaTCATAATATGTATCATAATTTAGGATCacgacaatttaaaaaaacgattttataTAGGAATATTGGATCTAAGGTGAATCCAAAAGTTTTATctcttcgaaataaattattatattgcgattatttagattatgaaaaaatgggatatgtaaaacataaaaaaatagaaaaacaaagaatagaacaagaaaaaattatgagatTCGAaatgaatgagaaaaaaacatatagTGTTATGCTAAATGAATggataaaggataaaaaagaGACAGATAttcttgaagaaaaaaaagatgaagaaaagattgataaatgtgaaaatgaaACTGTGAAAAAACAGAAACCTATATATATGCCATATGCGGCAGTAGACtcatatgaaataattgatacaaaaatacTAGATGACATTaatacagaaaaagaaaatataaatttaccaaATGAAAAGTACGaagaattatatgaaaaatatttgcaaataaagcAGAATACTTTGAataatggtaaaaatattcctatatttgaagatgtagaaaaaaataataagataccAAAAGGAGAATTGTGGAAAATTCCATCTACTTGGATGACTGATTATGAACAGTTTGATGATACTTTACTTAACGaacattataattgttatggTACATCAGATCCTGATTCAGAAGTCAGTTCTATACCATGTGGTGGCTGTGGTGCTTTACTACATTGCAAAGATCCAGAAATTCCTGGATATTTaccattagaattattttcaaagaatgaTGAAGATTTGAAATCAACAATATGTCAAAGATGTCATTTTTTGAAGTTTTACAATTCAGCTTTGGAAGTAAAAGTATCAATTGAAGATTATCCTAacttactaaaaataattaaaactaaaagaTGTGCCATTATTCTTATAGTCGATCTGACTGATTTTCCTTGCAGCATTTGGCCTGATTTAAAAACTATCATGCATCCTTTTACTCCTATTTTTCTTGTTGGAAATAAAGTTGATTTATTGCCTAGAGATTCTCCAAAGTTTCTTGAGAACATTAAGCAACTCTTAGCAAATACAGTAGTCCATGTAACTggtgtgaaaaaagaaaacattacaCATGTCGAACTCATATCTGCGAAAACTGGATATGGTATAGaacagttaataaataaattgcactACAAATGGAAACATAAAG GAGATGTATATTTAGTTGGCTGTACAAATGTTGGAAAGTCTTCTTTGTTCAATACGTTATTAAATTCCGATTATTGTAAAGTAAAAGCCATCGATCTTGTACAATGTGCTACAGTATCTACTTGGCCAGGAACTACATTAAATTTActcaaatttccaattttaaatccgaatatgaaaaaatatatattaagaatacaaaggcttataaatgaaaaattttataggatACAAGAATCAAAGTATAGggattacaaatttaaagaaacagGAAATATGATGTTTGCAACATTAGaag gaCATGTTGGTAAATCGTTTACCAAAAACTCGAGAAAAGATGACAATATGGAtccttttttagaaaaatcgcATAAAGTTATgacgaaaaagatttttttaaatgaatccgAACAAAAATACGAACATAGTCGTTGGTGTTATGATACTCCGGGTACTATTCAGAAAGACCAAATACTGGATTTATTAACTActgatgaattattattaacattaccGCAGGAAATTATTACACCAAGAACATTCATGTTTAGACCAAAACAAACTATATTTGTAGCTGGTATGGGAAGATTAGATTATCTTGaaggagaatattttatacg ATGCACTTTGTTTGCAAGTAAGAAATTACCTATAACAATATGTTATACTTTTGATGCAGAAgagatatataatcaattgttAGAAACTGAAGCTTTCGTCGTACCTACAAACGATCAAAACCGATTAAAAATATGGCCGAAATTGCAATCAAAGGAGATAAAAGTAACTGGCGTGAAAAATGAATCTGCTGGAGATATT GTTGGATCGCAATTACACCATTTGAAAACAACAGCGTCTCATTAA
- the LOC108000353 gene encoding nitric oxide-associated protein 1 isoform X3, producing MSNIKFFLFQLCNHNMYHNLGSRQFKKTILYRNIGSKVNPKVLSLRNKLLYCDYLDYEKMGYVKHKKIEKQRIEQEKIMRFEMNEKKTYSVMLNEWIKDKKETDILEEKKDEEKIDKCENETVKKQKPIYMPYAAVDSYEIIDTKILDDINTEKENINLPNEKYEELYEKYLQIKQNTLNNGKNIPIFEDVEKNNKIPKGELWKIPSTWMTDYEQFDDTLLNEHYNCYGTSDPDSEVSSIPCGGCGALLHCKDPEIPGYLPLELFSKNDEDLKSTICQRCHFLKFYNSALEVKVSIEDYPNLLKIIKTKRCAIILIVDLTDFPCSIWPDLKTIMHPFTPIFLVGNKVDLLPRDSPKFLENIKQLLANTVVHVTGVKKENITHVELISAKTGYGIEQLINKLHYKWKHKGDVYLVGCTNVGKSSLFNTLLNSDYCKVKAIDLVQCATVSTWPGTTLNLLKFPILNPNMKKYILRIQRLINEKFYRIQESKYRDYKFKETGNMMFATLEGHVGKSFTKNSRKDDNMDPFLEKSHKVMTKKIFLNESEQKYEHSRWCYDTPGTIQKDQILDLLTTDELLLTLPQEIITPRTFMFRPKQTIFVAGMGRLDYLEGEYFIRRDI from the exons atgtcgaatataaaatttttcttatttcaattatgtaaTCATAATATGTATCATAATTTAGGATCacgacaatttaaaaaaacgattttataTAGGAATATTGGATCTAAGGTGAATCCAAAAGTTTTATctcttcgaaataaattattatattgcgattatttagattatgaaaaaatgggatatgtaaaacataaaaaaatagaaaaacaaagaatagaacaagaaaaaattatgagatTCGAaatgaatgagaaaaaaacatatagTGTTATGCTAAATGAATggataaaggataaaaaagaGACAGATAttcttgaagaaaaaaaagatgaagaaaagattgataaatgtgaaaatgaaACTGTGAAAAAACAGAAACCTATATATATGCCATATGCGGCAGTAGACtcatatgaaataattgatacaaaaatacTAGATGACATTaatacagaaaaagaaaatataaatttaccaaATGAAAAGTACGaagaattatatgaaaaatatttgcaaataaagcAGAATACTTTGAataatggtaaaaatattcctatatttgaagatgtagaaaaaaataataagataccAAAAGGAGAATTGTGGAAAATTCCATCTACTTGGATGACTGATTATGAACAGTTTGATGATACTTTACTTAACGaacattataattgttatggTACATCAGATCCTGATTCAGAAGTCAGTTCTATACCATGTGGTGGCTGTGGTGCTTTACTACATTGCAAAGATCCAGAAATTCCTGGATATTTaccattagaattattttcaaagaatgaTGAAGATTTGAAATCAACAATATGTCAAAGATGTCATTTTTTGAAGTTTTACAATTCAGCTTTGGAAGTAAAAGTATCAATTGAAGATTATCCTAacttactaaaaataattaaaactaaaagaTGTGCCATTATTCTTATAGTCGATCTGACTGATTTTCCTTGCAGCATTTGGCCTGATTTAAAAACTATCATGCATCCTTTTACTCCTATTTTTCTTGTTGGAAATAAAGTTGATTTATTGCCTAGAGATTCTCCAAAGTTTCTTGAGAACATTAAGCAACTCTTAGCAAATACAGTAGTCCATGTAACTggtgtgaaaaaagaaaacattacaCATGTCGAACTCATATCTGCGAAAACTGGATATGGTATAGaacagttaataaataaattgcactACAAATGGAAACATAAAG GAGATGTATATTTAGTTGGCTGTACAAATGTTGGAAAGTCTTCTTTGTTCAATACGTTATTAAATTCCGATTATTGTAAAGTAAAAGCCATCGATCTTGTACAATGTGCTACAGTATCTACTTGGCCAGGAACTACATTAAATTTActcaaatttccaattttaaatccgaatatgaaaaaatatatattaagaatacaaaggcttataaatgaaaaattttataggatACAAGAATCAAAGTATAGggattacaaatttaaagaaacagGAAATATGATGTTTGCAACATTAGaag gaCATGTTGGTAAATCGTTTACCAAAAACTCGAGAAAAGATGACAATATGGAtccttttttagaaaaatcgcATAAAGTTATgacgaaaaagatttttttaaatgaatccgAACAAAAATACGAACATAGTCGTTGGTGTTATGATACTCCGGGTACTATTCAGAAAGACCAAATACTGGATTTATTAACTActgatgaattattattaacattaccGCAGGAAATTATTACACCAAGAACATTCATGTTTAGACCAAAACAAACTATATTTGTAGCTGGTATGGGAAGATTAGATTATCTTGaaggagaatattttatacg AAgagatatataa